In a genomic window of uncultured Flavobacterium sp.:
- a CDS encoding c-type cytochrome — protein MKKIILIGIFSALPVIVFNSCNTSNSQTLAAKTADDDSYITIDTSKIPDDQFGESVRYGRELMLKTAYYIGPNGINGKYLGNKMNCTNCHQDAGTKPYAFNLMASHDNYPQYRGRENKVLTLAERVNNCIMRPHSGKPLPLDGKEMVAFLSYFKWISKFVPKDGNYKGAKNLEIEFPDVAASPERGKQLFIENCARCHGNNGEGQYNADKSGYTYPPLWGEYGYQPGSSMHRVIKQAQWLKSNMPYDKVTIGKPYLTDTQALDIAAYVNDDSQHTRPNPKTFDYPNKMGKPIDYSHSPFQDNFTEEQHKYGPYKPIIAYWKKNGWKAVY, from the coding sequence ATGAAAAAAATAATTCTTATTGGTATATTTTCAGCATTGCCAGTTATTGTTTTCAATTCTTGCAATACTTCAAATTCACAAACATTGGCAGCAAAAACAGCCGATGATGATTCGTACATCACAATTGATACGTCTAAAATTCCGGACGATCAATTTGGCGAATCCGTTCGTTATGGAAGAGAATTGATGTTAAAAACGGCTTATTATATTGGCCCAAACGGAATTAATGGAAAATATCTGGGCAATAAAATGAATTGTACCAATTGTCATCAGGATGCTGGTACAAAACCTTACGCCTTCAATTTAATGGCTTCACACGATAATTATCCACAATATCGCGGACGTGAAAATAAAGTTTTAACACTTGCTGAACGTGTTAACAACTGTATTATGAGACCACATTCAGGGAAACCACTTCCGCTTGACGGGAAAGAAATGGTCGCTTTTTTATCTTACTTTAAATGGATCAGCAAATTTGTTCCTAAAGATGGAAATTATAAAGGTGCCAAAAATTTAGAAATAGAATTCCCAGATGTTGCGGCAAGTCCGGAAAGAGGAAAACAATTATTTATTGAAAATTGCGCCCGTTGCCACGGAAATAATGGCGAAGGACAATACAATGCCGACAAATCAGGTTATACTTATCCACCGCTTTGGGGAGAATATGGATATCAGCCAGGTTCAAGTATGCACAGAGTTATCAAACAAGCACAATGGTTAAAAAGCAATATGCCTTATGACAAAGTAACCATTGGCAAACCATACCTAACAGATACACAAGCACTTGATATTGCAGCTTATGTAAATGATGATTCACAACACACAAGACCAAATCCTAAAACATTTGATTACCCTAACAAAATGGGCAAACCAATTGATTACTCACATAGTCCTTTTCAGGATAATTTTACCGAAGAACAACACAAATACGGGCCTTACAAACCTATTATTGCTTATTGGAAAAAAAATGGATGGAAAGCCGTTTACTAA
- a CDS encoding aryl-sulfate sulfotransferase has translation MIKKLVLKSSFILALLALASCSQNQGNVITNINIGTHSNNELKIQIDVTTKDDAQVYAEYWSDKKGIKNKIKTPISKNGLKHSLVLCSITPETNYSYQLVTVQGENTNTSKVYTFKSRKLPEWLQKQFKANCPKPELLPQNFKSGFMLMAKRETPGVAYIVDYKGNLRWYHTVEGTGFKVTHFTKDQTILSILGKNDEPTSYGSEILEINLQGDTLMHIKKGQGDLKQAIHHEIIKKSANEIVTITVDKKIMDLTSIGGKKNDTINSDGILILDKKGKKIWKWSVFDDLDPLKDKNILKNKKDWTHANSLNYDKDGNFLISFYNNGQIWKVDSKTGKVIWKLGKDGNMKMSPDSNFSQAHAAHINSEGSLMFFDNGVDVKQSSVFALKVDETGKTVKLDFHIKLPRDVYNDRMGSAYMIDKETILCCCSKRHITILTNRKGVLLWALESEIPPYRVEFIPEEKLKPFLLN, from the coding sequence ATGATCAAAAAATTAGTATTAAAATCGAGTTTTATTTTGGCACTTCTTGCATTGGCAAGCTGTTCTCAAAATCAGGGTAATGTTATTACAAATATCAACATTGGGACTCATAGCAACAACGAATTGAAGATTCAGATCGATGTTACTACGAAGGACGATGCTCAGGTATATGCCGAATATTGGTCTGATAAAAAGGGAATCAAAAACAAAATAAAAACTCCAATATCAAAAAATGGTCTTAAGCATTCTTTAGTACTTTGTAGTATTACTCCAGAAACCAACTATAGTTATCAGTTAGTTACAGTTCAGGGAGAAAATACAAATACCAGCAAAGTGTACACATTCAAATCAAGAAAATTACCAGAATGGTTACAAAAACAATTCAAAGCAAATTGCCCTAAACCGGAATTATTACCGCAAAACTTCAAAAGTGGTTTTATGCTTATGGCAAAAAGAGAAACACCCGGAGTAGCTTATATTGTTGATTATAAAGGAAATTTAAGATGGTATCACACTGTTGAAGGAACTGGATTTAAAGTAACACATTTTACCAAAGATCAAACGATACTTTCTATTTTAGGAAAAAATGACGAACCAACAAGTTACGGAAGCGAAATTCTCGAAATCAATCTTCAAGGTGATACTTTAATGCACATTAAAAAAGGACAAGGCGATTTAAAACAAGCGATTCACCATGAAATCATTAAAAAATCGGCTAACGAAATTGTCACTATAACAGTAGATAAAAAAATAATGGATTTAACTTCTATTGGAGGAAAAAAGAACGATACCATTAATAGTGACGGAATTTTAATTTTGGATAAAAAAGGAAAAAAAATCTGGAAATGGAGTGTTTTTGATGATTTAGATCCTTTAAAAGACAAGAATATTTTAAAAAACAAAAAAGACTGGACACACGCCAACAGTCTTAATTATGACAAAGATGGAAATTTTCTAATCTCTTTTTATAACAACGGTCAAATCTGGAAAGTCGATTCAAAAACAGGAAAAGTAATCTGGAAATTAGGAAAAGATGGAAACATGAAAATGTCTCCGGACAGTAATTTCTCCCAAGCACATGCAGCTCATATTAATTCTGAAGGAAGTTTAATGTTTTTTGATAATGGTGTAGACGTAAAACAATCATCGGTTTTTGCTTTGAAAGTAGATGAAACTGGTAAAACCGTAAAGTTAGATTTCCATATAAAACTTCCAAGAGACGTTTATAATGATCGAATGGGAAGCGCCTACATGATTGATAAAGAAACCATTTTATGTTGCTGTTCAAAAAGACACATTACCATTTTAACCAATAGAAAAGGAGTTTTACTTTGGGCACTTGAATCTGAAATTCCTCCTTATCGTGTAGAATTTATTCCGGAAGAAAAATTAAAACCATTTCTTCTAAATTAA